AGCGCATCGACGGCGAGTTGCCCGCCGAGATCGGCGATCACCTCGTCGAGGGCGCCTCCGGTCGGCGGTTCGACTACGATGAATTCCTCGAGCGGATCACCGAGCGCGCCGACCGGGCCGACACCGGCGAGCCGGAGGCGCTCGCGCAGGCGGTCGTCGGGACCGCGCTCGAGCACATCAGCGACGAGGAGGCCGAAGGACTGCGCGACCGGCTCGAAGAACTGGAGTTCGGCGCGGCGATTCCGGAGACGGGGCCGGGCGCCAGGAGTTAGGACGGCACCCGGCAGTTGCCGCCCGAACCGTGAGGGACCGAGTCGCCCTTGCAACGGTATGGACCAGGCAGAACTACTCGAGACGGTGAGCGACCGCGCCGCCGCCGACGCGGACGAGGAATCGGCCGACGACGCGACTCGGGCGGTCCTCCAGACGCTCGGCGAGCGACTGAGCGCGGACGAAGCCCGGGATCTGGCCGCGCAGCTCCCCGGCGACCTGAGCCAGCACCTCACGGGGGGCGAGTCTGGCCAGCGCTTCTCCGAGGAGGAGTTCGTCTCTCGGATCGACCGGCGCATGGATACCACCGAACTGCACGGCGAAGAAGCGGCGACGACCGTCCTCGGAACGGTCCTCGAGGCGGTCGACGAGAGCGAGCGCGCGGCCGTCGTCGACCGGTTCGACCGCTACGGCTTCGGCGAACTGCTCGCGGAGACGGACGCGGACGCCGACGTCGACGAGCGGACGCCCGGCGAGTACTGATCGTCCGGCCGCTTTTCACCGGCGGTTCTCGGTTTTACCGCGTCGGTCCACGGGCGACTCGAGCGTCATCGGCCGATAGCCGGCCAGAGCGACTCGAGCAGCGCGTCGGACGAGCGACACGGGGAGCTACGCCTGATCGACCTGCTCGCGGTAGTCCTCGACCGTCTCGATGGCCGACTCGACCTTGTCCTCGGTGTTGCCGTCGGTCCGCTCGCGAACCTGCCGGAGCGTGTTGAGCCGTTCGTCGAGGATCGCGTGATCCGGCGCGGTGTCGCTCCTCACGTAGTCGGCGAACGCGTCCGTCGTCTCGCGGATGTCCTCGCGCACGTCGTCGTCCGCCGATTTGGCCGCTTCCTCGAGGTCGTCTCGAGCCTGCTGCAGTTGCTCTGTCATAGTCGACACCACCACGAGGCGACCCATAACGATTGAGCGAGCAATCGCCACGTGGCGACCGCCGTCCGCTGGAAGGGCCACCGTACGTCGGAATACGACGAAACCACCGACTCGGGGCGACCGCAGTGCCGCCGATAGATCGACCGGGACGCTCCTCTCGCCGCTCGAGTTACGGTCGCCCTTCGCCCGTCACCGGCGGGCTACACCGCGGCCGGCGGCGGGAAACGCCGGAACAACCATCGATACTAACACGCACCGTTTTTCTTCCCCGGTCCTCCGACTCGGTCGCACCATGCCAGTATCACGACGGACGGCCCTGAAATCGCTGGGCGTCGCCGGTGGATTGACCGCAGCGAGCGGCACGGTCTTCGCGACCGGCGAACACGAAGCGGACGAACGATCGAAACGGAAGAAAAGCGGGAACGCCGGCGACGAGCGGGCGACCGACGTCCCCACCGCCGCGGTTCGCGTCGCGCACTTCTCGCCGGACGCGCCGAACGTCGACGTCTACGTCGACTGGACCCGCGTCCTCGAGGACGTTCCCTACGGCGAGATCTCGCCGTACCTCGAGGTCGAGCCGGGTACGTACACGGTGACGATCACGCCGACCGGCGATCCGGAGACGAAAGCGTTCGAGGGAGAGGTCACCGTCGGCGAAGGCTTTTACACCGTGGCGGCGATCGGCGAACTCGGCGCGGACACGTTCCGCCCCGAGGTCCTCACGGACGCCGGCTCAGCGCTGGTGCGGGCCTTCCACGCCTCGCCGGACGCCCCCGCGGTCGACGTCTACGCCGACGGCGAACCGCTGTTCGCAGACCTCTCCTTCGGCGAGTCGACGAACTACGTCGCCGTGCCGGCCGGCAGCTACGCGCTGTCGCTCCGGCCGGCGGGCGACGCGGAGACGGTCGTCGCCGAGTTCGACGCGCCGGTTGAAGCGGGCACCGCCTACACCGCGAGCGCGATCGGCTACCTCGAGCCGCCCGCCGACGCCGCGGACCGCGGCCTGGAGGCGGCAATCTCGGTCGACGGTGCGATGAGCGCGAGCGACGACTGACGGCTCGCACGATCCGATCCGTTTCTTCGCTTTTTCCGGCACGATAGCGACGATTCCGACGGCGACGCGTCGCGGTCGCTCGCCGCATGCGAGCGCGTAAAGTACCTCGAACCCCTGTTCCCGATAATGAGCGACTCCGATTCTCGAGGGCCCCTCCAGCCGGAC
The DNA window shown above is from Halopiger xanaduensis SH-6 and carries:
- a CDS encoding DUF2267 domain-containing protein, encoding MERHDFYGSVQFEADLADEADARDATQAVLSALGERLDETRLQRIDGELPAEIGDHLVEGASGRRFDYDEFLERITERADRADTGEPEALAQAVVGTALEHISDEEAEGLRDRLEELEFGAAIPETGPGARS
- a CDS encoding DUF2267 domain-containing protein, whose protein sequence is MDQAELLETVSDRAAADADEESADDATRAVLQTLGERLSADEARDLAAQLPGDLSQHLTGGESGQRFSEEEFVSRIDRRMDTTELHGEEAATTVLGTVLEAVDESERAAVVDRFDRYGFGELLAETDADADVDERTPGEY
- a CDS encoding DUF7553 family protein, translating into MTEQLQQARDDLEEAAKSADDDVREDIRETTDAFADYVRSDTAPDHAILDERLNTLRQVRERTDGNTEDKVESAIETVEDYREQVDQA
- a CDS encoding DUF4397 domain-containing protein; the encoded protein is MPVSRRTALKSLGVAGGLTAASGTVFATGEHEADERSKRKKSGNAGDERATDVPTAAVRVAHFSPDAPNVDVYVDWTRVLEDVPYGEISPYLEVEPGTYTVTITPTGDPETKAFEGEVTVGEGFYTVAAIGELGADTFRPEVLTDAGSALVRAFHASPDAPAVDVYADGEPLFADLSFGESTNYVAVPAGSYALSLRPAGDAETVVAEFDAPVEAGTAYTASAIGYLEPPADAADRGLEAAISVDGAMSASDD